CTATGGACTGCGTCACGTGGAACTGGATATCCTTTATCTGATTTCCCATGAAAAGCAGAAAGATACTGCAAAGGATCTGATCGAGATACAGCATTTGTCCAAGGCTCATATTTCGAAATCAGTGGATAATTTAAAGCAGCATGGTTATATTGAACTGATCGCAGATGAGGAAGACCACAGAAGGATACACATTCGCATGACTGGTAAGGCAAAACCTGTGCTGGAGGAATTTGAGCAGATCCGGGCGGATATTTTGGAACGTCTGTTTGCGGGAGTGACAGAAGAAGAACGCAGCTGCTTAAAGCGTGTAATGGGTAAGATTATGAAAAACATTCAGGCAGAACAGGAGGATGGGGTATGAACCAATATGGAGATTTTGGAAAAGAAACGGAAGAACTGATGATGATATGTGAACGTAACGACAGGATCCCGCCGGAGCTGTTTAAAGAGTTCGGTGTAAAACGTGGTTTAAGGGACGTAGATGGAACCGGTGTACTTGCAGGAATCAGCAATATCTCAAGAATTGATGCATTTAAAACAGAAAATGGAAAAAAGATTCCGTGTGACGGACAGCTCTGGTACCGTGGTTATAATGTGATCGATCTGATCCAGGGATTTGAAGGGAAACGTTTTGGATTTGAGGAAGTGGCATATCTTCTTTTGTTTGGTGAACTGCCGGATACTGCAAAATTAGGAGCATTCAAGAGCATGCTCGAAGAGTGCAGACAGCTTCCGACAAACTTTACCAGAGATGTCATTATGAAGGCACCGAGCAAGGATATCATGAATTCACTGACAAGAAGTGTGCTGACACTTGCTTCCTATGATGAGACGATCGCAGACCAGGAACTTCATACACAGTTAGAACAGTGTATCAAACTGATCAGTGTATTTCCGATGCTTGCGGTATACGGCTACCATGCATATAACCATTATATCTGTGATGACAGCCTTTATATCCATCGTCCGCAGGAGGGGCTGTCTGCAGCAGAGAATCTGCTTCTTATGCTCCGACCGGATAAGGCATACACGGAACTGGAAGCGCGCGTGCTCGATATAGCACTGGTGCTTCATATGGAGCATGGTGGAGGAAATAACTCTACATTTACAACAAGAGTTGTAACATCCTCCGGATCTGATACATATTCTGTCATGGCAGCAGCACTTTCTTCCCTGAAAGGACCAAAACACGGTGGTGCCAATATCAAGGTTGTAGAAATGATGGATGATATGAGAAGCCATGTAAAGGACTGGGGAGACAGGGATGAAGTTAAAAACTACTTAGAGCAGCTTGTTGACAAACAGGCATTTGATCGCAAAGGCCTGATCTATGGCATGGGCCATGCCGTTTATTCGCTTTCTGATCCGAGAGCACGCGTGTTCAAAAGTTTTGTGGAACGGCTTGCTGTGGCAAAGGGAAGGGAAAAAGATTTTGCACTTTACAGTATGGTGGAGAATCTTGCACCAGAAGTGATCGCAGAAAAACGTCATATTTACAAAGGAGTTTCTGCAAATGTTGATTTTTACAGTGGATTTGTATACAGCATGTTAGACATTCCGTTAGAACTTTATACACCGATCTTTGCGATCGCCCGTATTGTCGGATGGAGTGCACATCGTATGGAAGAACTGGTAAATATGGATAAGATCATTCGTCCTGCATACCGGAGCATCATGCCGGAGAAAGTGTACGTGCCGTTAGAAGAGCGAGAACAGTAACAAAAAATGAGCAGAAGAAAGATTATTCTTCCTTCTGCCCGTTATTTTTTTTGATCATCTTATATACAAAGGAATATGCCCAGACCAGAACTGGGATGATCACAGTTGCATAAACCGAAGCCATCAGCATATCCATGTAGTTCTCATTGGAAGAGAGCGCACAGAAAATGGTGGAAATATAAAGCCCGGCTAAAATGACGGCGCCGGAAATGGCGAGGATACGTTTTATTTTTTTCAAAGTAAGACCTCCAGTTTTATATATGTTTACCGGCATGATGTGAGTCAAAGACAGACAAAATACCGCAGCTGTACTAAGATTATCCTAGCCGAAAGTATCAGAAGAGTCAAGAAAAATAAAGACGGCATGAAATGCAAACATCATAAATTAATGAATTGCAAAAACAGTGGATGTTTGCTATAATAGTACATGCATGTTAAATGCAACCACAATTCACATAGAAAACGAGGAAACAGACTATGGCATTATTAGAACAGTGGCAGAAAATTGCCTATAATGAGAAAACAGACAGAGGGGAATTACAGAGATTCTGGCAGAGATATTTCCTTTTGGAAAAAGGCGTATATGAGAAGCTTCTTACAAACCCGGATGAGAAGGTTGAGGGAACTGTAAAAGAGCTTGCTGATAAATATAATCTGAGCATCATGGAGATGACAGGTTTCCTGGATGGAATCAATGACAGTTTAGTAGAGCCGAATCCAATCGATACCATGGAGGAGGATACAAAAGTAAGCCTTGCATTTGATAAAGAAAAATTATACAAGAACATGGTAGATGCAAAGGCTGACTGGCTGTATGAGCTTCCTCAGTGGAATGAGATCTTCGATGGTGAGACAAAAAGAAGACTGTACTTAGAGCAGAAGAAGTCCGGAACTGTTATTGTTGGCAAAAAGATCGGACGTAACGATCCATGCCCATGCGGATCTGGCAAGAAATATAAATACTGCTGTATGAATAAATAAGTAAAACAAAATCCCGGTGTTTTGAAGATTATCAGAACACAGGGATTTTTATGTATCTGAAAGGAGAACATTGTATGAAAAAATTAAAAGAATTTTTTGCAGATATGACAGAGAGCGTTTCTGTTACAAAACTGGATGGAACTTTGATCGTTGCAATAGCAGCACTCTCCGGTGTGATCATCGGAATGTTGATCTCACCGCGCAAGAAT
The Roseburia rectibacter DNA segment above includes these coding regions:
- a CDS encoding MarR family winged helix-turn-helix transcriptional regulator — translated: MMYSEYELFGTNQQMRKVIEQACERLMETYGLRHVELDILYLISHEKQKDTAKDLIEIQHLSKAHISKSVDNLKQHGYIELIADEEDHRRIHIRMTGKAKPVLEEFEQIRADILERLFAGVTEEERSCLKRVMGKIMKNIQAEQEDGV
- a CDS encoding citrate/2-methylcitrate synthase, yielding MNQYGDFGKETEELMMICERNDRIPPELFKEFGVKRGLRDVDGTGVLAGISNISRIDAFKTENGKKIPCDGQLWYRGYNVIDLIQGFEGKRFGFEEVAYLLLFGELPDTAKLGAFKSMLEECRQLPTNFTRDVIMKAPSKDIMNSLTRSVLTLASYDETIADQELHTQLEQCIKLISVFPMLAVYGYHAYNHYICDDSLYIHRPQEGLSAAENLLLMLRPDKAYTELEARVLDIALVLHMEHGGGNNSTFTTRVVTSSGSDTYSVMAAALSSLKGPKHGGANIKVVEMMDDMRSHVKDWGDRDEVKNYLEQLVDKQAFDRKGLIYGMGHAVYSLSDPRARVFKSFVERLAVAKGREKDFALYSMVENLAPEVIAEKRHIYKGVSANVDFYSGFVYSMLDIPLELYTPIFAIARIVGWSAHRMEELVNMDKIIRPAYRSIMPEKVYVPLEEREQ
- a CDS encoding SEC-C metal-binding domain-containing protein, whose amino-acid sequence is MALLEQWQKIAYNEKTDRGELQRFWQRYFLLEKGVYEKLLTNPDEKVEGTVKELADKYNLSIMEMTGFLDGINDSLVEPNPIDTMEEDTKVSLAFDKEKLYKNMVDAKADWLYELPQWNEIFDGETKRRLYLEQKKSGTVIVGKKIGRNDPCPCGSGKKYKYCCMNK